GTTAATAGTGAATCTGCTCAATTTAACCTGGTGACACCGCTGGCCTGTAGGCCCTTGGCCGTTTGTTCAACCATAAATTCTACCCGGTCGCCTTCTTCCAAGAAGCGGTATCCGTCCATTTCAATAACGGAATAGTGAACAAAAACGTCCTCCGGGTTATCCTCGTAGGTGATAAAGCCGTAACCTTTAGCCTTGTTGAACCATTTTACGGTGCCAACCTTCCGTGCCTCCATTGGGCCTCCCCTCCTGTTTTTTGATTTTTTGCCGCCCCAAATTTTGGGGCTATTAACCGGCCCAAGTTTAATATAGAGGGCCTAATCCGTCAAATTTTTATCCTGGCCTTTCCGTTTGCCCCTCCTTGCTCTTTTGGATTATACTGCTGCTTATTCTTCTGGAGGAGTTTATCTTCTTTGAAATCTTTGCCTAATCTGGCCGGTCGCTTGTTGTTGATTGCCGGGGGCCTGCTGTTGCCCCTGCTCATTTTGGAAATTGGGGTGCGCGTGGTGGGTCTGGCCCCGCCGCCTGTGCCCAATCCGGCCATCTGGGAACCCCATCCCTTGTTTGGTTGGTGGCACATCCCGCACAGTGGCGGCATTTTCCACAGCGATTACAACGAATTTGAGGCCGAGGTGCGCATCAACGCGCGGGGGTTACGGGACCGGGAAATTGGCTACGACAACCCCACCGGCGCTCTGCGCATTTTGTCTCTGGCCGACTCCTTTGGCGAGGCGTTGCAGATTGATCTGGTAGACACGTACCCCAAGCAGTTGGAAAGGCTGCTGGCTGATTCGCTGGGCCAGCCGGTTGAGGTGATCAATGCCGGGGTTGGCGGCTGGGGCACGGACCAGGAGGCCATTTTTTACGTGGCCGAAGGGTTTCGCTACCAGCCTAACGTGGTGCTGTTGGCCTTTTTTATCCGCAACGACGCGCTCAACAGTTACGGGCCGTTGGAGATTGCCCGTAACGGGGGCAGCCGGCAAAAAGAGTTTTTTACGCTTGCCGACGACGGGCAGTTGATCCCCCCGCCGGTGCAGGAATCCGACGCTCAGACCAAAGCGGAACAGACCGGGTTTCAAGCCGGACTCCAACAGCCCCTGGGTCACAAGCCTGCCCTCCTTGGCCTGTCCGATGCGTTGTGGCGAGTGTCGGACCTGTATCGCCTGCTTGTGCCTTACCTGCGCGACATTCCGCCGGTGGTGCAGCGGTTAGGGCCAAGCGGTATTTTGGGCGGCGAGGGCGTGGTGCGGGCCGGCCATCCCAGCGCGCCTCTTCCCTTCTTTGTTTACCAATCCCCGCCCAACCAGGATTTTGTCGCGGCCTGGACCCTGACCGAGGCCATTTTGGCCCAACTGCAAACTGAAGTGGAAAAGCGGGGGGCCAGGCTGGTGGTGGTCATCATCGGCGCGCCGGAGCAGGTTTATCCTGAAGCCTGGCAGCGCACGTTGACGGCCAATCCGGCGATGCAAAGTTTCTCCTGGAACCTGGATGCGCCCAACCGGCGGCTGGCCGGCTTTTTGACGGAACAGGGTATTCCCTACCTGGATTTACTGCCGGTTTTTCGTGAGGCGGCGGCCCGGCCTGATTCGCCGCCGCTGCATTTTCGTCACGACCAGCATTGGACTGAAGCCGGTCACCGGCTGGCCGCTGAAGAGATCTATGATTTTTTGTTACCAGAAATTGAAAAAGGAGTGGCCGAATGATTGACCCAACCAATTTTCCCCTGTTCTTTGTGGCTTCTTGGGCCTTAATCCTGGCGCCGGGGCCGGACATGATTTACGTGATTACGCGGGGTATTGCGCAAGGGCGCAGAGCCGGGCTGCTCTCGGCCCTGGGCGTGACCCTGGGGATTTTGGTCCACACCACCTTTGCGGCGTGTGGTCTGGCGGTGCTGTTGGAGACCTCGGCGCTGGCCTTTATGCTGGTCAAATACGTGGGGGCAGCGTACCTGGTTTACCTGGGTTTCAAAGCGCTCAAAGATAAGAGCAGTTTGACCGTCCTGGCCCAGCCGGAGGAGATGGATTTCCGGGCCATCTTTTGGCAGGGCATGCTTTCCAATGTATTCAATCCCAAGGTCGCCCTCTTTTTCCTGGCTTTTCTCCCCCAGTTTGTCATCCAGAATGGTCATGCCGTTGCCGGGCAGATGTTCACCCTGGGTCTTATCTTTGCTCTGTTTGGGGTGGCTTTTTTAAGTGTCGTGGGCTATTTTTCTGGGGGAATAGGCCATTGGCTGTCGCATCGGCCCCGGCTTGCCCCCAGGCTTCGCTGGTTGACCGGAATTATTTTTATTGTTTTGGGCCTGCGCCTGGCCTTTGTTGAGCGCAAATAGGGCGGGTTATTGCGAATTTCAATTAACCTATGGTTATTTCTGGAGCGGCTTCTACGCGGGGATGAGGTATCTCTACTTGCAAAAATAATCCGCCGTCGGCTTGGTTTTGCAATTTCAAACGCCCGCCCAGCAGGGCCACCCGCTCGCTGATGCCCAACAGGCCATAATGCCCCCTGGCCGAGAGCGCCGATAGATCAAAGCCTTCAGCCAGACCGCTGCCGTTATCGGCAATGGAGATCATCAACGTGCGCGGCGAGGTGTGTTTGAGACAGATCTCCACGGCGTTGGCCCGGGCGTGTTTGCGCACGTTGCTCAACCCTTCCTGGATGATCCTAAAAATGGACAACTCAATCGCCTCGGGCAGGCGGCCCAGGTTGGCATCCAGGTCAAGTTTCAGCGAAATGCCGGTGCGGTCACTCCAATCGCGGGTGTAGGATTGCAGCGCCACTCCCAGGCCCAGGTTGTCAATGGTTGGCGGGCGCAGGTTGCTACAGATGCGGCGCAGGTCGTCCACAAACAGGCGAATGTTGCTACAAATATCTTCCAGCTCCTCGGCGAATTTTGGCTGTAAATCTTTGTCCGCTTCAATTTCTTCCAGGTGGTAATTGACGCCCAACAGGTCTTGAATCAACTGGTCGTGCAATTCCCGGGCCAGGCGTTTGCGTTCTTCTTCCCGTTCGGTCAGGAGACGGCG
This region of Anaerolineae bacterium genomic DNA includes:
- a CDS encoding SGNH/GDSL hydrolase family protein, coding for MKSLPNLAGRLLLIAGGLLLPLLILEIGVRVVGLAPPPVPNPAIWEPHPLFGWWHIPHSGGIFHSDYNEFEAEVRINARGLRDREIGYDNPTGALRILSLADSFGEALQIDLVDTYPKQLERLLADSLGQPVEVINAGVGGWGTDQEAIFYVAEGFRYQPNVVLLAFFIRNDALNSYGPLEIARNGGSRQKEFFTLADDGQLIPPPVQESDAQTKAEQTGFQAGLQQPLGHKPALLGLSDALWRVSDLYRLLVPYLRDIPPVVQRLGPSGILGGEGVVRAGHPSAPLPFFVYQSPPNQDFVAAWTLTEAILAQLQTEVEKRGARLVVVIIGAPEQVYPEAWQRTLTANPAMQSFSWNLDAPNRRLAGFLTEQGIPYLDLLPVFREAAARPDSPPLHFRHDQHWTEAGHRLAAEEIYDFLLPEIEKGVAE
- a CDS encoding cold shock domain-containing protein, producing MEARKVGTVKWFNKAKGYGFITYEDNPEDVFVHYSVIEMDGYRFLEEGDRVEFMVEQTAKGLQASGVTRLN
- a CDS encoding LysE family translocator, which codes for MIDPTNFPLFFVASWALILAPGPDMIYVITRGIAQGRRAGLLSALGVTLGILVHTTFAACGLAVLLETSALAFMLVKYVGAAYLVYLGFKALKDKSSLTVLAQPEEMDFRAIFWQGMLSNVFNPKVALFFLAFLPQFVIQNGHAVAGQMFTLGLIFALFGVAFLSVVGYFSGGIGHWLSHRPRLAPRLRWLTGIIFIVLGLRLAFVERK